In Humulus lupulus chromosome 6, drHumLupu1.1, whole genome shotgun sequence, a single genomic region encodes these proteins:
- the LOC133784853 gene encoding 3-hydroxy-3-methylglutaryl-coenzyme A reductase 2-like, protein MASTDDFFGSAFVDINMPFRFEDKSAKEIWEALQKKYDTEEAGTKKYAVSRYLKYQMVDDKSVEANLTKFRKLRMRLSQKNQNRNSNLNSNRNNQNTPRNNNQSWNHNKNQHGRQQPPPKQNDSGQFLCYNCNKPDGWWVDTGASHHVCYDHAMFKTYTAADDKKVLLGDSHTTIVAGIGNMELKFTSGKTLLLKDVMHTPEMRKNMVLPTLSSEEDDDIIKSVGEGKVPSYLLESKIGDCKRVAAIRREALQRTVGRSLQGFPLEGFDYESILGQCCEMPVGYVQIPMGIAGPLLLDGFEYSVQMATTEGCLIASTNRGCKAIHFSGGATNMFLRDSMTRAPIVRFNSAKSASELKFFLEDPENSETLSIIFNRSSRFARLQGIHCAIAGKNVYIRFTCSTGDAMGMNMVSKGVQNVLDFLQNDFDDMDVIGISG, encoded by the exons ATGGCTTCTACCGATGATTTTTTTGGTTCTGCCTTTGTTGATATTAACATGCCATTTCGTTTTGAGG ACAAGTCAGCGAAGGAAATTTGGGAGGCGCTGCAAAAGAAATATGATACAGAAGAGGCGGGGACTAAAAAATACGCTGTTAGTCGCTACCTGAAGTATCAAATGGTGGACGATAAATCTGTGGAGGCCAATCTCACGAAATTCAGAAAATTGCGCATGAGATTATCTCAGAAG AATCAGAACCGCAACTCGAATTTAAATTCCAACCGCAACAACCAGAACACTCCTCGAAACAACAATCAGAGTTGGAACCATAACAAGAACCAACATGGAAGGCAACAACCTCCACCTAAACAGAATGACTCTGGACAATTCCTTTGTTACAACTGTAACAAGCCAG atgggtggtgggtagacactggcgCTTCTCACCATGTCTGCTATGATCATGCTATGTTTAAAACATACACTGCTGCTGATGATAAGAAAGTGTTGTTGGGAGATTCCCATACCACTATTGTTGCTGGGATTGGGAATATGGAGCTTAAGTTTACCTCAGGAAAGACTTTATTACTGAAAGATGTAATGCATACTCCTGAGATGAGAAAGAATAtg GTTCTTCCAACATTGTCCTCCGAAGAAGATGATGATATTATTAAATCAGTAGGGGAGGGTAAGGTGCCGTCCTACTTGCTAGAGTCCAAGATCGGAGACTGTAAGAGAGTCGCTGCGATTCGACGTGAGGCGCTTCAGAGGACGGTGGGAAGGTCGCTCCAGGGTTTTCCTTTGGAAGGGTTCGATTACGAATCTATTTTGGGGCAGTGCTGCGAAATGCCTGTTGGGTACGTCCAGATTCCGATGGGGATCGCGGGTCCATTGTTGCTCGATGGGTTCGAGTATTCGGTGCAGATGGCGACTACGGAGGGTTGTTTGATTGCGAGTACAAACAGAGGTTGCAAGGCTATCCATTTTTCTGGTGGGGCTACCAACATGTTTTTGAGGGACAGCATGACCAGAGCACCGATTGTGAGGTTTAATTCCGCCAAGAGCGCTTCCGAGTTGAAGTTCTTCTTGGAGGACCCTGAAAATTCCGAGACACTTTCCATCATCTTTAACAG GTCTAGTAGATTTGCCAGGCTCCAGGGTATTCATTGCGCGATTGCTGGTAAGAATGTGTATATCAGATTTACCTGCAGCACGGGAGACGCCATGGGGATGAACATGGTTTCAAAAGGAGTTCAAAATGTTCTTGATTTCCTTCAAAATGACTTTGATGACATGGATGTTATTGGCATATctggttag
- the LOC133784855 gene encoding protein DUF642 L-GALACTONO-1,4-LACTONE-RESPONSIVE GENE 2-like yields the protein MDSFSVLISDKNKLNKVLIDRLGKEHHSEEGILIEPAPSLIQSPLQEWSVLGTVNYIDSKHFFVPQGNAAIEIVSTGIQTAVSLKEGSSYNLEFILGDANNSCVKDFLVSAQAGSTVQNFTLLSSGTSSAKNFSMKFKADSSVTTISFMSYAASQTKDDILCGPMVDDVVLRVSLGMKPDIQWIVLDIYID from the exons ATGGACAGCTTCTCTGTTCTTATATCAGATAAA AACAAACTGAACAAAGTACTTATAGATAGACTAGGGAAAGAACATCATAGTGAAGAGGGAATATTGATTGAACCAGCACCTAGTCTGATCCAATCCCCATTGCAAGAGTGGTCTGTGTTAGGAACTGTAAACTATATAGATTCCAAGCACTTTTTTGTCCCACAAGGCAATGCTGCAATTGAGATTGTTTCAACCGGCATACAAACAGCAGTAAGCCTTAAAGAGGGATCAAGTTATAATTTGGAATTTATTCTAGGAGATGCCAACAACTCGTGTGTGAAAGATTTCCTAGTGTCTGCCCAAGCAGGGTCAACAGTTCAAAATTTTACTCTTCTCAGCAGTGGCACAAGCTCAGCCAAGAATTTCTCAATGAAGTTCAAGGCAGATTCAAGTGTGACAACAATCAGTTTTATGAGTTACGCTGCAAGCCAAACAAAAGATGATATTCTTTGTGGTCCTATGGTTGATGATGTAGTTTTGCGTGTTTCGCTTGGGATGAAACCAGATATCCAATGGATTGTTCTGgatatatatatagactaa
- the LOC133783892 gene encoding uncharacterized protein LOC133783892, with protein MLLILTPYAYHVYCCDPVNSELNNREEIVSVIVSAFNLFFSMNLPDVEIPDTLRIKQPQCPHQPDNVACGYYLMRMLKDLIEHASPGHYLRTLTSTSYTEAQIDELRQEWATYMLPIIQSYRPR; from the exons atgttgcttattttgacaccatatgcatatcatgtttattgttgtgatccggtgaattcagagctaaataaccgtgaggagattgtatcagtgatcgtcagcgctttcaatctttttttctctatgaatcttcctgatgtcgagatccctgatactctacgcattaagcaacctcag tgtccacaccaaccggacaatgtggcatgtggatactacttaatgaggatgttgaaggatttgattgaacatgcgagtcctgggcattacttgagaacg ctaacaagcacatcatatacagaggcacaaattgatgagttgcgacaagaatgggcgacatatatgttgccgataatccaaagttaccgacctcgttga